Sequence from the Streptomyces peucetius genome:
CGTGGCCGGTGAGCAGGGCGAGGTTGATGAGCGCCCGGACGTTGTCGGTGCCGTTGTGGTGCTCGGTGATGCCGAGCGTCCAGCACAACTGGGCGCGTTCGGCGGTCGCGTAGGCGTGGGCGAGCTCGCGGATCGCCGCGGCCGGCACGCCGGTCACCTTCTGCGCGGCGCTCAGCGTCCACGGCTCGACGAGCCGCGCGTACTCCTCGAAGCCGGTCGTCGCCCGCTCCACGAAGGCGCGGTTGACCAGACCCGCGTGGATGATCTCGCGTCCGACGGCGTGGGCGAGCGGGATGTCGGTGCCGACGTTGAGGCCGAGCCAGCTCTCCGCCCACTCGGCGGTCGACGTGCGGCGCGGGTCGACGGCGTACATCGTCGCCCCGTTCCGTATGCCCTTCAGCACGTGCTGGAAGAAGATCGGGTGCGCGAAACGCGCGTTGGAGCCCCACATCACGATCAGGTCGGTGTGGTCGACCTCCTCGTACGAGGAGGTGCCGCCGCCGGATCCGAACACGGCGGAGAGGCCCGCCACGCTGGGCGCGTGGCAGGTGCGGTTGCACGAGTCGACGTTGTTGGTGCCCATCACGACCCGGGTGAACTTCTGCGCCACGTAGTTCATCTCGTTCGTCGCCCGGGCGCAGGACAGCATCGCGAACGCGTCGGGGCCGTACGTCTCGCGGGTGCGGCGGAAACCGCTCGCGGCCCGCTCCAGCGCCTCGTCCCAACTCCCCCTGCGCAGTCGCCCGTCGGCGTCGCGGACCAGTGGATGGGTGAGCCTCGGGTACTGCTTCTGCGGCTTCTTCTTCATGCGGCACTTCCTGATGCGGCGGTAGTGGCGAGGAGGTCGGCCAGTGCGTGCACGGCGCACAGCTTCGGTACGGGGGTCTTCGTCAGCGCGGCCAGTTCGACGACGGCCGCGAGGAGGACGTCCAGTTCGAGCGGCTTGCCCTTCTCCAGGTCCTGGAGGGTCGACGTCTTGTGGTCGCCGACGCGCTCGGCGCCGGCGAGCCGCCGCTCGACGGAGATCTTGGGGTGGCAGCCGACGGCGGCCGCGACCTCCAGCGTCTCGTACATCATCGTCTCGACCAGCGCCTTGGTGTCCCGGTGGCGGCAGATCTGCGCCATGGTGGCCCGGGAGAGGGCGCTGATCGGGTTGAAGGAGATGTTGCCGAGCAGCTTGATCCAGATGTCGTTGCGCAGATCCGGTTCGACGGGGCACTTGAGCCCGCCGGCGGTCATCGCGTCGCTGAACTCGACGCACCGCCGCGACACGGTCCGGTCCGGCTCGCCGATCGAGAACCTGGTGCCCTCCAGGTGCCGTACGACGCCCGGCGCCTCGAGCTCCGTCGCGGCGTAGACGACGCAGCCGATGGCGCGCTCGGGCGGCAGGGTGGCGCTGACCGTGCCGCCCGGGTCGACGCTCTCGATGCGGCGGCCGCTGTACGGGCCGGGCAGGCCGTGGAAGTACCACCAGGGGATGCCGTTCTGCGCGGCGATCACGGAGGTGCTCCCGTGCAGCAGCGGGTGCACCAACGGGCCCGACGCGGCGTACGAGTTGGCCTTGAGGCCGAGGAAGACATGGTCGACGGGTCCGACCGAGGCCGGATCGTCGGTGGCGTGGGGCCGTGCGGTGAAGTCACCGCGGGGGCTGAGCACGCGGACGCCGTCGCGGCGCATGGCCGCGAGGTGTGCGCCGCGGGCGATGAGATGGACCTCGGCGCCGGCGCGGTGGAGCGCGGCCCCGACATATGCGCCGATGGCTCCGGCGCCGACAACTGCGACTTTCACGGGGCTCTCCGTTCGGATGACGACCGAGCGAGGGCGGAAGTGATGAGGGTGAGTCGACAGAATATTGTCTACAGTATGCTTTCACGTTGGGTCAAGAGTCGTGCCTGACCGTGCCTGCCTCGGTGCCGGCGCCGGTCGGGCGCGGTCCGGCCGCGGTCGCGTCGTGGTCCAGCCGCGGTCGCGTCGCGGTGGGGATCCTTCGGGAAGCTCCAAAGTCCGGGCCCGGAAGCTGTGGGATCACTTGCCGTCGTACCGGTCGGTAGCAGCCAAGACTGGGTGACTCCTGACTTCTGATCGAGGAGAAGCCATCCATGACCGGCACACGTGTCGTCGCGCTCGGGCACTACCAGCCCGCCAAAGTGCTCACCAACGACGACCTGGCGGCCATGGTCGACACCAGTGACGAGTGGATCCGCAGCCGGGTCGGGATCAGGACCCGCCATGTGGCGGGCCCCGACGAGCCGGTGGACGAACTCGCCGCCCACGCCGCCGCCAAGGCGCTGGCCGCTGCCGGACTCACCCCCGCCGACATCGACCTGGTCCTCGTCGCGACGTCCACCGCCGTCGACCGGTCGCCCAACACCGCCGCGCGGGTCGCGGCACGCCTCGGCATGGGCTCGCCCGCGGTAATGGACCTCAACGTCGTCTGCGCCGGCTTCACCCACGCGCTCGCCACCGCCGACCACACCCTGCGGGCGGGAGCCGCGACCCGGGCCCTGGTCGTCGGGGCCGACAAGATGGCCGACATCGTCGACTGGACCGACCGCTCGACGTGCGTACTCGTCGGCGACGGCGCGGGCGCGGCGGTGGTCGAGGCCGTCCCGGCCGGTCAGGAGGCGGGAATCGGCCCGGTGCTGTGGGGATCGGTCCCCGAGATGGGGAACGCCGTACGGATCGAGGGCACGCCGGCGCGCTTCGCGCAGGAGGGCCAGTCCGTCTACCGGTGGGCGACCACGCAGCTGCCGCCGATCGCCCGTAAGGTCTGCGAACGGGCGGGCGTCACCCCGGAGGGCCTGGCGGCGGTCGTCCTGCACCAGGCCAATCTGCGGATCATCGAGCCGCTCGCGCACAAGATCGGCGCGGTCAACGCGGTCGTCGCCCGTGACGTCGTCAACTCCGGCAACACCTCGGCCGCGTCGATCCCGATGGCGCTGTCCAAACTGGTCGAGCGCGGCGAGATCGAGTCGGGCGACCCGGTCCTGCTCTTCGGCTTCGGCGGAAACCTGTCGTACGCGGGCCAGGTGATCCGCTGCCCCTGAGTTTCACGGGCAGACTGGCGGGATGGTGACGAAGCGAAGCGCCGGGCTGCTGCTGTGGCGGCGGCGTCCGGATGGTGTCGAGGTGCTCATCGCCCACATGGGCGGCCCGTTCTGGCAGTCGCGCGACGAGGCGGCCTGGTCGATCCCGAAGGGCGAGTACGAACCGGACGAGGAGCCGATGGCCGCCGCGCGGCGGGAGTTCGAGGAGGAGCTCGGGCTCCAGGCGCCGTCCGGGGACTGGCATCCGCTCGGCGAGGCCCGGCAGTCGAGCGGCAAGCTCGTGACCGTGTGGGCGATGGAGGGCGACCTCGACACGTCCCTCGTCGTGCCGGGCACCTTCACCATGGAGTGGCCGAGGGGCTCCGGCGAGATGCGCGAGTTTCCCGAGATCGACCGGGCGGAGTGGTGCGGCGTGGAGGCGGCGAGGCCGAAACTGGTGAGCGGCCAGCGGGTCTTCCTGGAGCGACTCGCTCCGCTCCTGTGACGGCGGGGGTGGCGGGCTCCGCTCCCCTGACCGGCGCCGCCCGCTCGGCGGCTACGCTGTGCGACGTGACGGGCGTCTCGTGTCACAGCACGATCGTGATCGGTAGACTGTAGACGATAGTCAATTCCAGGATCATTGCCCGCAGCTCGTCCGCCCCGTCGCCCGGAAGGGGACCGCCGATGTTGTCCGCAGGACTGCCGCAGGGAACCGTGCCCAAGTTGGAACGGCCCGGCCCACTGCGCGAGCGTGTGTACGAGGCACTGCTGGAGCTGATCACCACCCGCGCGCTCCGGCCCGGCCAGCATCTGGTCGAGAGCGAGCTCGCCGGTCACCTGGGCGTCTCGCGCCAGCCCGTCCGCGAGGCGCTGCAACGTCTCAACACCGAGGGGTGGGTCGATCTCCGCCCCGCCCAGGGCGCGTTCGTCCACGAGCCCACCGAGTCGGAGGCCGACCAGCTGCTGTCCGTCCGCACGCTGCTGGAGGCCGAGGCCGCCAGACTCGCCGCCGCGAACTCGGGCAAGGCCGGCATCGAGGCCCTGGAGACGCTGTGCGCCAAGGGCGAGCAGGCCGTCGCGGACGACGACGTCGACCTGGCCGTGGCGACCAACGCGGAGTTCCACGCCAAGGTCATGGAGCTCGCCGGCAACCTCGTCCTGGCGGAGCTCGCCGGGCAGGTCGACCGCCGCGTCCGCTGGTACTACACCCCGGTCGCCCGGCAGCGTGGACGCCAGTCGTGGATCGAGCACCGCGAGTTGATCGCGGCGATCTCCGCCCGCGACGAGAAGCGCGCGACGGAGATCATGCGCGCCCACACGGAGCACACGCGCACGACCTACCACCAGCGCGAACAGCCCTGATGGGGTAGCACTCCGCTGGAGTGCGAGTACCTGGTGGCGTGACGTGGGCGGTGGATGGGCCCAGGTGTCAGGGATGCCAGAGCCGGAGGTTCACTGCCTCTGGCTTCGACGGAGAGCTGCCGTGGGGCGAGAGATCGGGACCCGTACGCCGGTCAGCGAAACCGGGCAGTCTGTGGACCTGCCCTGAACTCGAGGGCACCACTGACCCGGCCACGCTCGTCCCGGTCGAGACGATGGGGCGGCTCGCTGCCCGCATCGTGCGTTCATCCTGCACACCGTCGACTACGCCACCTGCGAGCAGGTCGCCGTACGGTTCATCCCACCGCCGGGCGGCCGGCCCCGCGAATGGAGCAGCGTGACGAACATCGCGTGGGACACCTACTCGAAGCCGCTCGTGTCCGCCGATGCCGCGTGTCGACAGTCCGGGGCGACGAAGCTGTCACCCGACCTCGCGCAACCTGCCGGTGCGGACTTCGTAGACAAAGCCGCGGATGGCGTCCTCGTGGATGAGGAACGGGCTTTCCCGGACGCGGGCCACGGAGCGGCGCACTTGTTCCTCCAGGTCGCTGAAGGCGTGGAAGTCGAACGGCACCTCAGCCCCTGTCTCGCTCTCCACCTGCCGTTTCAGGTCGTCATCCTGGAAGGTGAGCATCCCGCACTCGGTGTTGTGGACAAGCATGATCTCTCGTGTTCCGCCGACGCGTTGAGAAATGACGAGCGACCGGATGGTGTCTTCCGTGACCACGCCACCGGCGTTCCGGATGACGTGCGCGTCCCCCTCTTCAAGGCCGAGCATCTTGTGGATGTCAAGCCGAGAATCCATGCAGGCGATGACGGCCAGGCGCATTCTCGGCGGCCGCGGAGGATCGAGGTCCTTGTACGCTGCCGCGAACGCAGCGTTCATTTCGAGCACGTCGTCGATGGCACTCATCGTGCTTCCTCCAGGCGTACGCCTCGTCACGGCCGGGCCGGGCGCAGCCCAGGAGCTGATCGTCGCCGCTGCCCCGGCAGGCACCATGAGAGACGGTGAGGGACATTGCATGTCATCTCCTTCGTACATGCCGTCCCCACTGGCCAACCAGCACCATGCCCGGCCGCGCCGCCGGGATCACGCGGGCGGTGCAGCGACCGCGGTGAACGGCGTCGGCTCGGTGCCCGTCCAGCGGTGCAGTACGGCCTGGCCCGTCTGCCGGGTGACACGGCCGTCGTGGTCCTTGGCCGCCTCGCCCACGTAGAACTGGCCGTCGTCGAGCGCGACCAGCCCGAACTGCCCCGGCGAGTCCCAGCCGTAGGTGTCCGACCGCGCATGGTGGACTCCCTGTGGAAGCAGGTCCAGCAGCTGCCCTTGCTCCGGCTCCGGCTGACCCCGAAGCGGCCCGGGCTCCGGAACGCGGTCGCCGTCGACCACGAAGAGGGACGAGTCGGGGAAGGTGGTCTTGGTTCCCTTGTACGTGGCCATCAGCCACCGGCGGCTGTGCGCGTCGTACTCGAGGTTCTGCACACCGTAGGTCGTGTTCCCCGTGTACACGAAGTACTTGCCGTCGGGCTCGGAGGGCCCGCTGCGGTGCGGCTGTGACTCCGTCAGAGGCCGCTGGAGCGCGCTCCAGTCGCGGATGTCGTACTGGAGCAGGACCTGATGGTCATTGTCCGTGCGGCCGGTGTGGGGGTACACCCCGTAGGCGACGGTCAGCTTCTGCTGCCCGCCCTTCTTCCCGAACGCCGGGCCGAACGCCAGCCCGTCGATGCCGCTGCACCCGTAGCGGTGGTCCGCCGTGCGCGCGGTGTTGCCGTCGAAGGCGCCGTCGCCGTCCATGTCGGCCGTGTAGTCGTCCACCACCTCCTGGAGGTGAACGGTGGACACGACCCCGCTGGTGGCGGCGTCCATGTCCATCCGGTTGATCCGGTCGCCGTCCAGGATCGCGATGTAGAAGGCCTTCTCCTCCTTGTACTCCAGCGAGCCGTAGACCCGCCGGTCGTCCGTGTTGAAGTCGAGATCACCCAGATGCCCGGCGAAACCGGTGACCGAGCCGACCGGACGTCCCTCCAGGTCTGTCTTGACCAGGAGGTTGGTGAACGAGAAGTACATGAATCCCTTGCGGTCCAGGGCCATGCCCTGCAGGTGCCCGGACTGCCAGCTACCGCCGTCGATCCTGAGCGGTCGTCCGGGTGCGTTGCCCGGTGGTTCACCGCCCCCCGCGACGGCCAGGGTGCCGGCGATCGCGGCCGTCGAGCAGGCAGCGACGGACAGCAAGCCGTAGAAGCGCGACTTCTTTTTGACGGTCCCTCCCCGTGTTCCGGGAGCCCGGACCACGCCCGCCAGGGGGCGTCCACGCATCCCACGTGTCGCCACACACAGGAGGAAGCCCAAGCTCTACAGCGGGCTCCCGGCCACCCAACAGTCGTGCGACAGGCGGCAGACCGTTTTCGCGTCCGATTCTATCCGGCTTCCCGACCGCCGCGACCCTCCTCACCCGGTGGTCCGGCGACCCGCCGTCCGCACCCCCGCGGTCGTGTGGAGCCCCCGAACGCGTCGACGGCGTGCGGGCACGCTTCCGGGCAGGTGCTTCATGACCGTCCTCGGTGTCCGATGCCGGACGACGGGCGCGTGGCCCGGGCCGATTACATTGGATCAGTCCCGCGGGCTGAGGCTGTCGTTCATGATGTCCGTGTGGCTCACCGCATCAGTGCTCTGATCTCGTTCTTCGGCGTTCTTGCCTGCATGGTGCTGCTTGTGGGCGCCGTCCGTCAGTACGGCTCCGGGGCATCGGCTCTCTGGATCGTGGCCGGAGCTTTGCTCGTCCTCAGCGCCTTGTACGTGTTTGTGCGGGATGTGCTGCGACTTCGCACGGGGCAGAGGAGCTGATGAGGTTGCCGTTCCGATCGTGTTTGTCTGCGCTGCCGTAGACGCGTTCCGCGGACCGGACACCCCAGGCACGCGGTGCGGCGGCGGCCGTCAACCGCACTGCCACGTGAACATCGCCCGGTCAAAGCACCGCTCGGTCAGATCCTGCGAACGATCAGCCCAGTAAAGAGCTCCAGCGTCGCCCCGCATCATGTCAGCGGCGTCCTCGCTGTCGAATTGGGCGAGGAGCAGCCAACTGGCCGCTTCGTCGGACACCCCGCGGGTCGTCCCAGGGCACCGCCCCGTCCAGGGCCGCCTCAGCGACCTCGTCGAGGAAGTTTTGC
This genomic interval carries:
- a CDS encoding GntR family transcriptional regulator, which gives rise to MLSAGLPQGTVPKLERPGPLRERVYEALLELITTRALRPGQHLVESELAGHLGVSRQPVREALQRLNTEGWVDLRPAQGAFVHEPTESEADQLLSVRTLLEAEAARLAAANSGKAGIEALETLCAKGEQAVADDDVDLAVATNAEFHAKVMELAGNLVLAELAGQVDRRVRWYYTPVARQRGRQSWIEHRELIAAISARDEKRATEIMRAHTEHTRTTYHQREQP
- a CDS encoding NUDIX domain-containing protein, yielding MVTKRSAGLLLWRRRPDGVEVLIAHMGGPFWQSRDEAAWSIPKGEYEPDEEPMAAARREFEEELGLQAPSGDWHPLGEARQSSGKLVTVWAMEGDLDTSLVVPGTFTMEWPRGSGEMREFPEIDRAEWCGVEAARPKLVSGQRVFLERLAPLL
- a CDS encoding beta-class carbonic anhydrase, whose amino-acid sequence is MSAIDDVLEMNAAFAAAYKDLDPPRPPRMRLAVIACMDSRLDIHKMLGLEEGDAHVIRNAGGVVTEDTIRSLVISQRVGGTREIMLVHNTECGMLTFQDDDLKRQVESETGAEVPFDFHAFSDLEEQVRRSVARVRESPFLIHEDAIRGFVYEVRTGRLREVG
- a CDS encoding beta-ketoacyl-ACP synthase III; protein product: MTGTRVVALGHYQPAKVLTNDDLAAMVDTSDEWIRSRVGIRTRHVAGPDEPVDELAAHAAAKALAAAGLTPADIDLVLVATSTAVDRSPNTAARVAARLGMGSPAVMDLNVVCAGFTHALATADHTLRAGAATRALVVGADKMADIVDWTDRSTCVLVGDGAGAAVVEAVPAGQEAGIGPVLWGSVPEMGNAVRIEGTPARFAQEGQSVYRWATTQLPPIARKVCERAGVTPEGLAAVVLHQANLRIIEPLAHKIGAVNAVVARDVVNSGNTSAASIPMALSKLVERGEIESGDPVLLFGFGGNLSYAGQVIRCP
- a CDS encoding 2-dehydropantoate 2-reductase, coding for MKVAVVGAGAIGAYVGAALHRAGAEVHLIARGAHLAAMRRDGVRVLSPRGDFTARPHATDDPASVGPVDHVFLGLKANSYAASGPLVHPLLHGSTSVIAAQNGIPWWYFHGLPGPYSGRRIESVDPGGTVSATLPPERAIGCVVYAATELEAPGVVRHLEGTRFSIGEPDRTVSRRCVEFSDAMTAGGLKCPVEPDLRNDIWIKLLGNISFNPISALSRATMAQICRHRDTKALVETMMYETLEVAAAVGCHPKISVERRLAGAERVGDHKTSTLQDLEKGKPLELDVLLAAVVELAALTKTPVPKLCAVHALADLLATTAASGSAA
- a CDS encoding DUF1963 domain-containing protein, with protein sequence MMRGDAGALYWADRSQDLTERCFDRAMFTWQCG